A genomic window from Purpureocillium takamizusanense chromosome 2, complete sequence includes:
- a CDS encoding uncharacterized protein (COG:S~EggNog:ENOG503NTYG) — MSTVPHPPSLVIRNNPGLDAPITLKVLFDGVTRRAKMPLRDMVPNALERDVRAFLRLPLDAKIMMERYSDSAAAYVMLDPANASVYKQLYRAAKAKSKLKLRVTILNREERTSPKPVSVEDEVEATSVVETNESASVKAELPEPTTATAAVSLAAHTYAMDSPIATTKPPSNLTEAWSMALDEQIKKLEQNSTHVAALASQLGVTCRVTESADDDASAKDNSSATTLAPSQSGAPACGFAVCCNSCDKTIPEAHFHCSTCDDGDFDLCQSCVERGITCYSNEHWLIKRTVKDGQIVNSTTETIAPKPKATPAQTEQSQSAEQEAERSVPVTANYTPYRVEQPPISCVAANRWASLGNMRTCNCCVRELPENQFVHCTTCEDYDLCQPCFARDIHGHHPKHGFVPAVAGTQMPDHIKVKMAPGRNQMHHAICDGCDKYIIGVRHKCLDCPDWDYCANCISSAHFVHAGHRFAPVYEPLSDIQACSVVQPVHMGICCDGPLCAMTQAYPSYIRGIRYKCAVCHDLDFCANCEASPSNTHNKTHPLIKFKTPVRHVSVTTTGERQDGKRMPAMGDRITTNSRATETVSPAKISVNAVQTVVDVKPEPEIKLEPEIKPEPEVKAEPVIKEENAELATEPLCEKDLRAVFLHDSVSDGTIFPPNHVFEQTWVLRNEGKVAWPAGCSVKFVGGDYMGHVDSAHPAGITELVSASESTVCYAPLAPGQECSFTVLLRTPARTGKVISYWRLTTQDGFKFGHRLWCEVNVRPEPSTDAPKAATPVVKQEEKDDEATSRSSSTMIFPKLEKESPSASFHEETQTETETEATEDKAVRETEEGFEEEEWEASDDGFLTDEEYDILDASDEEFLEEQQKKLLKK, encoded by the exons ATGTCGACGGTTCCGCACCCCCCGAGCCTGGTCATCCGAAACAACCCTGGCCTCGATGCCCCCATCACTCTGAAGGTCCTTTTCGATGGGGTCACTCGCCGGGCCAAGATGCCGCTCCGGGACATGGTCCCAAACGCACTCGAGAGAGAC GTCCGAGCCTTCTTGCGCCTTCCTCTCGACGCCAAGATCATGATGGAGCGGTACTCCGACTCGGCAGCGGCTTACGTCATGCTCGACCCTGCGAATGCGTCTGTCTATAAGCAGCTGTATAgagccgccaaggccaagtcgAAGCTCAAGCTCCGCGTCACGATCCTCAACAGGGAGGAAAGGACATCGCCCAAACCCGTTAGCGTCGAGGATGAAGTCGAGGCAACCTCAGTTGTCGAGACCAACGAATCTGCGAGTGTCAAGGCAGAGCTTCCGGAGCCCACTacagccaccgccgccgtctccctGGCTGCGCACACCTACGCCATGGACTCGCCCATTGCGACTACCAAACCGCCGAGCAATCTTACCGAGGCCTGGAGTATGGCACTGGACGAACAgatcaagaagctcgagcaAAACAGCACACACGTCGCTGCCTTAGCCTCGCAGCTTGGAGTCACGTGTCGCGTCACAGagtccgccgacgacgatgcgtcAGCCAAGGACAACTCGTCGGCCACCACCCTGGCGCCCTCGCAGTCTGGCGCCCCGGCTTGTGGATTTGCCGTCTGCTGCAACAGTTGTGACAAGACGATCCCCGAGGCACACTTTCACTGCTCCACgtgtgacgacggcgacttcGACTTGTGCCAGTCCTGCGTAGAGCGGGGTATTACCTGCTACAGCAATGAGCACTGGCTTATCAAGCGCACTGTCAAGGATGGTCAGATCGTGAACAGTACCACCGAGACGATTgcccccaagcccaaggcgacgcccgcgcagaCGGAACAGTCACAGTCCGCCGAGCAAGAGGCCGAGAGGAGTGTACCTGTCACCGCCAATTACACCCCCTACCGGGTTGAACAGCCGCCCATCTCTTGCGTGGCTGCCAACCGCTGGGCTTCTCTCGGCAATATGCGCACCTGCAACTGCTGTGTTCGAG AGCTTCCTGAGAACCAGTTCGTACACTGCACGACTTGCGAGGACTATGACCTCTGCCAGCCATGCTTTGCTAGAGACATTCATGGCCATCACCCTAAGCATGGCTTTGTTCCCGCTGTGGCTGGCACCCAGATGCCAGATCACATCAAGGTGAAGATGGCGCCCGGTCGTAACCAAATGCATCACGCCATCTGCGACGGCTGTGACAAG TACATCATTGGCGTTCGTCACAAGTGTCTCGATTGCCCCGACTGGGACTATTGCGCAAACTGCATCAGCAGCGCGCACTTTGTGCACGCGGGCCACCGCTTCGCTCCGGTCTACGAACCACTGTCTGATATCCAGGCATGCTCGGTCGTCCAGCCGGTGCATATGGGCATCTGCTGCGATGGACCCCTTTGCGCGATGACACAGGCTTATCCGTCGTACATTCGGGGCATTCGATACAAGTGTGCCGTCTGTCACGACCTCGACTTCTGTGCCAACTGCGAGGCCAGCCCATCCAACACCCACAACAAGACGCACCCTCTGATCAAGTTCAAGACCCCTGTTCGCCACGTGAGTGTTACGACCACCGGCGAGCGTCAGGATGGCAAGCGCATGCCCGCCATGGGCGACCGCATCACCACAAACTCTAGGGCCACCGAGACTGTTAGCCCCGCTAAGATCTCCGTCAACGCCGTTCAGACCGTTGTGGATGTTAAGCCTGAGCCCGAAATTAAGCTCGAGCCTGAGATCAAGCCCGAGCCGGAGGTCAAGGCTGAGCCAGTGATCAAGGAGGAAAATGCAGAGCTTGCTACAGAGCCTTTGTGCGAGAAGGATCTTCGTGCCGTGTTCCTGCACGACTCCGTCTCTGACGGCACCATCTTCCCTCCCAACCACGTCTTTGAGCAGACTTGGGTCCTCCGTAACGAGGGCAAGGTGGCTTGGCCCGCGGGATGCTCCGTCAAGTTCGTTGGCGGCGACTACATGGGACATGTCGACTCGGCCCACCCTGCGGGCATCACGGAGCTCGTTTCTGCCTCAGAGTCGACTGTTTGCTATGCACCTCTTGCCCCCGGCCAGGAGTGCTCCTTCACCGTGCTCCTCCGCACCCCTGCCCGTACTGGCAAGGTTATCTCTTACTGGCGCTTGACGACCCAGGACGGCTTTAAGTTTGGCCACCGCCTGTGGTGCGAGGTCAATGTCCGGCCTGAGCCCTCGACCGACGCCCCCAAGGCGGCGACTCCGGTCGTGAAGCAGGAAGAAAAAGATGACGAAGCCACGTCCAggtccagcagcaccatgaTTTTCCCGAAACTCGAGAAGGAGTCTCCCAGTGCCAGCTTCCACGAGGAAACCCAAACCGAAACTGAGACCGAGGCTaccgaggacaaggccgtACGTGAAACCGAGGAGGGTTTCGAGGAGGAAGAATGGGAAGCGTCCGACGACGGTTTCTTGACCGACGAGGAGTACGATATTCTGGACGCGTCTGATGAGGAGTTTCTAgaggagcagcagaagaagctTCTGAAGAAGTAA